In uncultured Methanobrevibacter sp., the following proteins share a genomic window:
- a CDS encoding 2,3-bisphosphoglycerate-independent phosphoglycerate mutase — MKGLILVMDGMAGRPLKELNNQTTLQAAKTPNMDKMAERGITGLMDSIAPGIIPGSDTAHLSILGYNPYEVYTGRGPFEAVGVGVDVIPGDIAFRCNFSTSDEDGIITDRRAGRIRDGTDEIIATLNTMKIEGYEDIEIIFKESTGHRAVLVLRGEGLSGKVSDADPKVEGNKPKVVKALDGSPEAERTADILNKLVVKSYEMTKDHPVNIKRIEEGEAPANIIIPRGAGEVPEVESINDKYEVNSACIAETGLIMGIGRFAGMDIIEMEGVTGGTDTNLENIRDTIIDQVNNSEHDFFLINIDGADEAGHDGNAEEKLKFIEKVDEVVMSELLKLEDCYIFLTADHSTPISVKNHSGDPVPILINGPEVRVDDVKEYNEFAVAKGGMCRIRGADVMNIITDLMGYAHKFGA; from the coding sequence ATGAAAGGATTAATATTGGTTATGGATGGGATGGCAGGCCGTCCTTTAAAAGAGCTTAACAATCAAACTACACTACAAGCAGCTAAAACTCCAAATATGGACAAAATGGCAGAAAGGGGAATAACTGGATTGATGGATTCAATTGCACCTGGAATCATTCCAGGAAGTGATACAGCACACTTATCCATTTTAGGTTACAACCCTTATGAAGTATACACTGGAAGAGGCCCATTTGAAGCAGTTGGAGTTGGTGTAGATGTTATTCCTGGAGACATTGCATTCAGATGCAATTTTTCAACATCCGATGAAGATGGAATCATTACAGATAGACGTGCAGGAAGAATTAGAGATGGAACCGATGAAATCATAGCAACCTTAAACACCATGAAAATTGAAGGATATGAAGACATTGAAATCATCTTTAAGGAATCAACCGGACACAGAGCAGTTTTAGTGCTTAGAGGCGAAGGATTATCTGGCAAAGTAAGCGATGCAGATCCTAAAGTGGAAGGAAACAAACCTAAAGTAGTTAAAGCTCTTGATGGAAGTCCAGAAGCAGAAAGAACTGCAGACATATTAAACAAATTAGTAGTTAAATCTTATGAAATGACTAAAGACCATCCAGTAAATATTAAAAGAATAGAAGAAGGTGAAGCTCCTGCAAACATAATCATTCCTCGTGGTGCTGGTGAAGTGCCTGAAGTGGAATCAATCAATGACAAATATGAAGTAAATTCCGCATGCATTGCAGAAACCGGTTTGATTATGGGTATTGGTCGCTTTGCAGGAATGGATATCATCGAAATGGAAGGCGTTACTGGTGGAACTGATACAAACCTTGAAAACATTAGAGACACAATTATCGACCAAGTAAACAATAGTGAGCATGACTTCTTCCTAATAAATATTGATGGTGCAGATGAAGCAGGCCACGACGGTAATGCAGAGGAAAAATTGAAATTCATTGAAAAAGTTGATGAAGTTGTAATGAGCGAACTCCTTAAATTGGAAGATTGCTATATCTTCTTAACTGCAGACCATTCAACTCCTATTTCAGTTAAAAACCATTCAGGAGATCCAGTTCCTATCTTAATCAATGGTCCTGAAGTAAGAGTGGATGATGTAAAGGAATACAATGAATTTGCAGTGGCTAAAGGTGGAATGTGCAGAATCAGAGGTGCAGATGTAATGAACATCATTACTGACTTAATGGGTTATGCACATAAATTTGGAGCTTAA
- a CDS encoding TIGR00297 family protein, which translates to MHEAFVINWGYVILLFILGGISYKRKSLDLLGSLIMIFMGITIIFSAGVRWFILIVLFFGLSIFATRFSKPYKEEIGQYEKTRTAKNVISNGLVAFLMAAFGSYYLPLAGGFIGAIATATADTLASEIGVLQEPRLITTFKKVPAGTDGAISILGTSAAIVGAGIIGIASFLLGILPDPLIAIKISVISGTLGCFIDSILGAVLERRHYINNEHVNLLATICGAIIGIVSVM; encoded by the coding sequence ATGCATGAAGCTTTTGTAATAAATTGGGGATATGTCATACTTCTGTTTATTTTAGGTGGAATAAGCTATAAACGAAAAAGCTTAGACTTATTAGGTTCCCTTATAATGATTTTTATGGGAATTACAATCATCTTTTCAGCAGGAGTGCGTTGGTTCATTTTAATCGTATTGTTCTTTGGTTTGAGCATATTCGCTACACGCTTTTCAAAACCATACAAAGAGGAAATCGGACAATATGAAAAGACAAGAACTGCAAAAAATGTAATCTCAAATGGATTGGTTGCTTTTTTAATGGCAGCATTTGGAAGCTATTATCTTCCTTTGGCAGGAGGTTTCATTGGGGCAATTGCTACAGCTACAGCAGATACATTGGCTAGTGAAATAGGAGTTCTTCAAGAGCCTCGTTTAATAACCACTTTCAAGAAAGTGCCTGCTGGAACTGATGGTGCAATATCAATTTTAGGAACTTCCGCAGCAATTGTAGGTGCAGGAATAATTGGAATTGCTTCATTCTTATTGGGAATCCTTCCAGATCCTTTAATAGCTATAAAGATTTCAGTAATTTCCGGAACTTTAGGTTGCTTTATTGACAGTATCCTTGGAGCAGTTCTTGAAAGAAGACATTACATAAACAATGAACATGTCAACTTGCTTGCTACCATATGTGGAGCAATAATTGGTATCGTTTCTGTAATGTAA
- a CDS encoding 30S ribosomal protein S3ae produces the protein MAKKQRRRVRDTWKEKSWYTIKTPVAFGDKEIGTTPARDPELVYGRTVEVTMRELTGDFSKQYIKLQFEVNDVNGNIANTKFTGHKTTTDYVRSMIRRGTSRIDAPVIVTTQDERKLKLHVLAVTTRRAKSSQQKYMRETINELVTKVASEKTFDELVENSVNGRLASEIYHKAKKIYPLKRVEIIKSKVLE, from the coding sequence ATGGCAAAGAAACAAAGACGTAGAGTACGTGACACTTGGAAAGAAAAATCTTGGTACACCATTAAAACTCCTGTAGCATTCGGAGACAAAGAAATCGGTACCACCCCTGCAAGAGACCCTGAACTTGTATACGGAAGAACTGTAGAAGTAACCATGAGAGAATTAACCGGTGACTTCTCCAAACAATACATCAAATTACAATTTGAAGTAAATGATGTTAACGGAAACATTGCAAACACTAAATTCACTGGACACAAAACCACTACTGATTACGTAAGAAGTATGATCAGAAGAGGAACCAGTAGAATCGATGCTCCTGTTATCGTAACTACCCAAGATGAACGTAAATTAAAACTCCATGTATTAGCTGTAACTACCAGAAGAGCTAAATCTTCCCAACAAAAATACATGAGAGAAACCATTAACGAGTTAGTTACTAAAGTAGCTTCAGAAAAAACCTTTGATGAACTTGTAGAAAACTCTGTAAACGGTAGATTAGCTTCTGAAATTTACCACAAAGCTAAAAAAATCTATCCTCTTAAAAGAGTGGAAATCATCAAAAGTAAAGTATTAGAATAA
- a CDS encoding class II glutamine amidotransferase has translation MCEIFGFSSSKEEELNDYLKEFYSHCEEHPHGWGLAILDSDKFSVFKEPVKARSSVMLGNILLNPIVSKNALAHIRLGTIGVKDFYNCHPFVKKDNAGRRWTLIHNGTVFDCPDLCKYSTEEEGETDSERILLAIVDLINKFEAFKGEPLSLKERFDVVSDLISFMALSNKLNLIIYDGEQMYVHTNYRNSLCYLKTENSIFFSTQALDSNEWNEVPLNTVLSFSNGELLFEAKPHSFEYVETEEQLMFIEKFASTLNSDVEEENVW, from the coding sequence ATGTGTGAGATCTTTGGATTTAGTTCATCAAAGGAAGAAGAACTTAATGATTATCTTAAAGAGTTCTATAGTCATTGTGAAGAGCATCCTCACGGTTGGGGATTAGCTATTTTAGATTCAGATAAATTCAGCGTATTCAAAGAGCCTGTTAAAGCTCGAAGCAGTGTAATGCTAGGAAATATCCTATTGAATCCTATCGTTTCTAAAAATGCTTTAGCACACATTCGTTTAGGCACTATTGGTGTGAAGGACTTTTATAATTGCCATCCTTTCGTTAAAAAAGATAATGCTGGTAGAAGATGGACTCTTATTCATAATGGCACTGTTTTTGACTGTCCTGATTTATGTAAGTACAGCACTGAGGAAGAGGGGGAAACAGATTCTGAAAGAATTCTTCTAGCTATTGTTGATTTAATAAACAAATTTGAAGCTTTTAAAGGTGAGCCTTTAAGCTTAAAGGAGAGATTTGATGTAGTTTCTGACTTAATAAGCTTCATGGCTTTATCAAATAAGTTAAATCTGATTATCTATGATGGAGAACAGATGTATGTTCACACAAATTATAGAAATTCATTATGCTATTTGAAAACTGAAAATAGCATTTTCTTTTCAACTCAAGCTTTGGATTCAAATGAGTGGAATGAAGTGCCGTTAAATACTGTGCTCTCCTTTTCAAATGGTGAATTGCTATTTGAAGCAAAACCTCATTCATTTGAATATGTTGAAACTGAAGAGCAGCTTATGTTCATTGAAAAATTTGCAAGCACTTTAAATAGTGATGTTGAAGAGGAAAATGTGTGGTAA